The DNA region CCCTTCTGTCCCCTTTATTTTGGGGCTCCTTCCGAATCTTTAAGAGCCACAGCAAGCAGATCTTTGTGCAGCCTGAACAGCTCCAGCACCCGACTTGGCCGGTTGATTAATCTTAATCGCTGTGGGCTGCATCCAGGAAGTCCCATCTCGGTAAATATTTCCAAACCTGGGGTTCATGTAATTGAGTAAAGGATAACTTGGCTTGGGATATCCATCCATACCTGAGCCTTGGAATCGGAGTTGGCGAGCCTTTGCTTTATGTCCTTTGCTATCGAAAAAAAGGCCTCTTCGATGTTCTGGTTCGTTTTTGCACTCTGCATGATACAGCAGTCATTTTTCACTGCACGGCGAGACAAGAATTACGAATGGCTTAAGGGGTTAGCGagcaatatatacatacagtCTCGAAGAATTTGATTCCATATTCATCGGCAAGTGCTTGACCCCGGGAAGCTGGAACGACCTAATGGAAATGAACATTGATGTTACAGAATCAGCAACTATGAGAAAAGATAAACAGGAAATATCTCCGCCGTGAGAGAGGACATCGTTTCTTTTCTCATCATCTTACCCTTTTGCTCTCCATGTCGGCTTTGTTCCCGACTAGTATCTTGTTGACATTATCAGATGCATGTTGTTCAATGTTACGGATCCAGTTCCTGACATCTGAAGACGGTAACACGGCAGGTCTGTGTTAGAGAAGAATGTAATAGAAAAACGAAACAACGATTGACACCATAAATGATCCAAGGGGAACATTACTATTGAAGGATGATTCGTCAGTGACATCGTAAACCAGCAAAATGCCCATGGCTCCACGGTAGTATGCTGAAACACCAAGAACAGAGTTTGATATGAGTTATCATTATTCTCACAAATATCAACCCACTGGAACATCAGCCAATCCAAGGACGATTTCCATTCTACTATTAGCCCCATAGTTTCATATAAAAGGCTAGCTCCCGACGATCTCCCAACAAAATGTCAAGCTAGCATTCGACCTCGAATGTCTGGTCACTTTTAAGACACAATTACCGTGCCTCCTTCACAAAAGTCGATTCCTCTATTGACATATACGAGATTCAAAATGCTCCATGAATCCCAGAGGTGAATAGAGTACCCCTTCAACCTCATTGTGTCCTCGTTGGAGTTGGCGTGGACCCTTCTAGACACGCCAGCAGATGAAGTATTCCAACCAAGGCATATTTCAGGCCAGTTAGAAAGAACAAAATCTGTTCCGTTTGTTTTGCGGAAGAAAATGAGGACCTAGGGGAGGCCAGATTTTAAGACCGTCAGAAGTTTCCGTGAACGGAGCCCGGGTAGCTAAGAAGTCTCACCGGTCGTGATTGTTCGAAACCGCTCCTGACCAGCCGTATCCCAAATTTGAAGCTTGACTCGCTTGCCATCGAGCTCAATGTTCCTTATCTTGAAGTCGATGCTGCGAGGAGAGAATCGTCAGGAAAATCAAGAGAAGCAAAATCTAAGGCCGAAATGAAACATCAATTAAGGATAAAACACGCACCCGATGGTGGTGATGAAGCTAGTGGTGAAGGAACCATCAGTGAAGCGTAGAAGAAGACAACTCTTTCCAACACCTGCCCACGTAAGAAGAAATCCGATAATGCCGCGCGTAACGGAAAGTCGTACAACGATTGGGCGACGATCTTTACAAGCCTAGATTCATGGCATTTTTGTTCtcaattgaagaagaaaagagctCATTCATCTCGCCGCTAAATAAGTCCACCACAAAGCACAGAAATTTGAAATAGAAACACTACTACTGCGTACCGCTATCCCCAATCAACAGAAGCTTCACGAGGCAATCATAATCGGCGCGAGCCCTGGCTGGCGGAGCTGCCATTTGAACAATCAATGCCGGCGGCCAAAGAACTTGAAGTATCAATCCTCACTGCACACAGATAGAGAGAGCAGCACCAACCAAATGCATGAAGGGCCATTACCATCTAGCGTTTACGACCAGAAAGGGAGAGGCCAAACCAAGAACTGATTGGTAGAGGAAGTGTAGTTGGCGAGGTTGATTACCAAATGCAATGCAAAAGCTCCTCCGGAAATGGTGGGTTTGCTGAAAATGCGCCACTTCCttaccctctctctctctctctctctctctctctctctctgtgtcttaGCTCACAATCCACTTTGTCAGCGTTGCAagatcacttttttttttttttggggtgttCTTGAGAGAC from Punica granatum isolate Tunisia-2019 chromosome 3, ASM765513v2, whole genome shotgun sequence includes:
- the LOC116198509 gene encoding ras-related protein RABE1a-like; its protein translation is MAAPPARARADYDCLVKLLLIGDSGVGKSCLLLRFTDGSFTTSFITTIGIDFKIRNIELDGKRVKLQIWDTAGQERFRTITTAYYRGAMGILLVYDVTDESSFNNVRNWIRNIEQHASDNVNKILVGNKADMESKRVVPASRGQALADEYGIKFFETSAKTNQNIEEAFFSIAKDIKQRLANSDSKAQPTAIKINQPAKSGAGAVQAAQRSACCGS